The proteins below are encoded in one region of Levilactobacillus namurensis:
- the rapZ gene encoding RNase adapter RapZ, which yields MTEQVHLVIITGMSGAGKTVAMQSFEDLGYFCIDNLPPTLLPKFWDLVRESGKLNKIALVIDLRSRAFYDEIVKMLNDVAVHGTMQAQVLFLDASDEELVSRYKETRRSHPLARNGRVMEGIQRERELLAPIRQAAQLVIDTTSISPRKLREEIFHNYETESTQTFHIELMSFGFKYGLPIDADIVMDVRFLPNPYYLPELRDQTGLDQPVYDYVMQQPQTEAFYQQFLSLLEAIMPGYKKEGKANLTIAIGCTGGQHRSVALTQRLAQALGNQYPVHVTHRDINKRKESANRS from the coding sequence ATGACTGAACAAGTCCATTTAGTAATTATTACGGGGATGAGTGGGGCCGGCAAGACGGTTGCGATGCAGAGTTTTGAGGATCTCGGCTATTTCTGTATTGATAACTTGCCCCCAACCCTCCTACCGAAATTTTGGGACCTGGTCCGCGAATCCGGTAAGTTGAACAAAATTGCGCTGGTGATTGATTTGCGGTCACGAGCGTTTTACGACGAAATCGTCAAAATGCTGAACGATGTAGCTGTGCACGGGACCATGCAGGCTCAGGTGCTCTTTTTGGATGCTTCCGACGAGGAACTGGTCTCGCGGTATAAGGAGACCCGGCGCTCCCATCCATTGGCGCGAAACGGTCGCGTCATGGAAGGGATTCAACGCGAACGAGAGCTGTTGGCGCCCATCCGTCAGGCGGCCCAGCTGGTGATCGACACCACGAGCATTTCGCCCCGTAAGTTACGCGAAGAGATCTTCCATAACTATGAGACGGAAAGTACGCAGACGTTCCATATCGAGCTGATGTCCTTTGGCTTTAAGTACGGCCTGCCAATCGATGCCGACATCGTGATGGACGTGCGGTTCTTGCCGAACCCGTACTACTTACCGGAGTTGCGGGACCAGACGGGCTTGGATCAACCAGTCTACGATTATGTGATGCAACAACCCCAGACGGAAGCCTTTTACCAGCAGTTCTTGAGCTTGCTAGAGGCCATCATGCCGGGGTATAAAAAAGAGGGTAAGGCCAACTTGACGATTGCCATTGGCTGTACCGGGGGTCAACACCGTTCGGTTGCGCTAACGCAGCGGTTGGCTCAGGCTTTGGGGAACCAGTATCCGGTTCACGTGACCCATCGCGATATTAATAAACGAAAGGAGTCCGCGAACCGATCATGA